In a genomic window of Candidatus Acidiferrales bacterium:
- a CDS encoding MFS transporter, with the protein MTISPDTTAIQASRARYGVLIFALAITAISYLDRVCISMAAPFVERDLHLSDLQLGLVFSVFTFAYAAFEIPGGWLADRFGPRLMLTRVVVWWSLMTAATGLAYGFVSLLLVRLLFGVGEAGMFPGLSRAFSRWFPKNWRGNAFGLVIMSALLGGAVTQWLTAELLTRWHWRTIFFVYALAGVAWSVLWFWWFRDEPQSHHGVNQSELKIISPESARSTERERTPWKQLFRNRSLTLLCGMYFGVIYGWYFFLTWMPKYLLSARGFDLKTVGWLAMLPLLCMAAGVALAGWTSDRLVLRIGRRWGRRIPGVIGLPLAAVILVTAIETADARVSAFLFATAAGLATFGVAPAWAACLDIGGSHAGVVTGTMNTFGNLGGAVGPMLVGFYLDWGHSWNIPLLTVAFFYLFAAACWLGIRSDEPIQL; encoded by the coding sequence ATGACAATTTCTCCGGACACCACCGCCATTCAGGCGAGCCGCGCGCGTTACGGCGTTCTAATCTTTGCACTCGCCATCACTGCTATTTCCTACCTTGATCGCGTTTGCATCTCTATGGCCGCACCGTTTGTGGAAAGAGATTTGCACTTGAGCGACTTACAATTGGGATTGGTCTTCAGCGTGTTTACTTTTGCATATGCGGCATTTGAGATTCCAGGAGGATGGCTTGCCGACCGTTTTGGCCCGCGTTTGATGTTGACGCGAGTCGTGGTATGGTGGTCGCTCATGACTGCCGCAACGGGCCTCGCCTACGGATTTGTCTCGCTTTTGCTCGTGAGACTTTTGTTTGGGGTCGGCGAAGCCGGCATGTTTCCGGGACTTTCGCGCGCGTTCTCAAGATGGTTTCCAAAAAACTGGCGGGGCAACGCCTTCGGCCTCGTCATCATGTCCGCACTGCTTGGCGGCGCTGTGACGCAATGGCTCACCGCCGAACTCCTGACCCGCTGGCATTGGCGCACGATTTTTTTCGTGTACGCGCTTGCTGGAGTGGCATGGTCCGTTTTGTGGTTTTGGTGGTTTCGAGACGAGCCGCAAAGCCATCACGGTGTGAATCAATCAGAATTGAAAATCATCTCTCCGGAATCCGCCCGCTCCACCGAGCGGGAGCGCACGCCGTGGAAACAATTGTTCCGGAATCGTTCTCTGACACTCTTATGCGGTATGTACTTCGGTGTGATTTACGGCTGGTATTTTTTTCTGACGTGGATGCCGAAATATTTACTCAGTGCGCGAGGCTTTGACCTGAAAACCGTCGGCTGGCTCGCTATGCTGCCGTTGCTTTGCATGGCGGCGGGCGTCGCATTGGCCGGATGGACAAGTGATCGTTTGGTTCTGCGCATCGGCCGGCGCTGGGGCAGGCGCATTCCCGGAGTCATTGGACTGCCGCTTGCCGCCGTGATTCTCGTGACGGCTATCGAAACCGCCGACGCGAGAGTCTCGGCGTTTCTCTTTGCCACAGCCGCCGGGTTGGCCACCTTTGGCGTTGCGCCGGCCTGGGCAGCATGCCTCGACATCGGCGGCTCACATGCAGGGGTCGTCACAGGGACGATGAACACTTTCGGAAACCTCGGCGGCGCCGTCGGTCCGATGCTGGTCGGCTTCTATCTCGACTGGGGTCATTCGTGGAACATTCCGCTGTTGACCGTGGCCTTTTTCTATCTGTTCGCCGCGGCGTGTTGGCTTGGAATTAGGTCCGACGAGCCAATTCAATTATAG
- a CDS encoding SLBB domain-containing protein, whose protein sequence is MRINFLVTMFILLSALGIDTANAQGIFENQIPPVGSNAPSYYYLGGKEGLTIVVNLWGFVRNPGRYEVPGSTDLVQLISLGGGPLEHAQLEGVRIVRQILQPDSTYKTDVIPIDLREFERTGQKSPLLLPGDTIIVPGSTFTALQEIFSLFRDVALVLSGVGTLILVLKTH, encoded by the coding sequence ATGCGCATCAACTTTCTTGTTACTATGTTCATACTATTATCGGCACTGGGAATAGATACCGCCAACGCTCAAGGAATTTTTGAAAACCAAATACCTCCCGTCGGCTCAAATGCACCGTCATATTACTATTTGGGCGGGAAGGAAGGACTAACGATCGTGGTTAATCTTTGGGGTTTTGTCAGGAATCCCGGCCGATATGAAGTCCCGGGCTCTACTGACTTAGTGCAGCTTATCTCGCTCGGGGGTGGGCCATTGGAACACGCTCAGCTGGAGGGTGTGAGGATCGTGCGTCAAATTTTGCAGCCCGATTCCACCTACAAAACTGATGTGATACCGATTGATCTGCGAGAGTTCGAGCGAACCGGCCAGAAAAGTCCTTTGCTTTTGCCGGGAGACACTATCATTGTACCGGGATCTACATTTACTGCGTTGCAAGAAATTTTCTCTCTCTTTCGTGATGTTGCATTGGTTCTCTCAGGCGTCGGCACTTTGATCCTTGTTCTCAAAACACATTGA
- the secA gene encoding preprotein translocase subunit SecA: MPVSIIKKIFGSKHERDAKKLVPIVEEVNEAFAKLQSLSDDELRHKTEEFRSRIKEEAAEYEKEIDELKEKLKEDVQGEDRKGIYQRLDELEEERDNVIADILDEILPEAFAVAKEACHRLVGKSWDVTGHKIVWDMVPFDVQLMGALVLHQGKIAEMATGEGKTLVAVMPLYLNALPGRGTHLVTVNDYLAKRDSEWMGKVFEFLGLTIGCIQADMDSTQRRRMYECDITYGTNNEFGFDYLRDNMGVGPEDIVQREHYYAIVDEVDSVLIDEARTPLIISGPVGSTEHSFDNMKPRIERLVNEQVRFIGRIVADAEKLLSEEKEKEAGVLILRSYHGFPKHKRLTKLLTEPSNKRLMQETELEYLKDQGSRMHEIDDELYYSIDEKTHVIDLTEKGREYLASSEADKDMFVLPDIGTEVAAIENDKFLTPSQVQRKKEELYKLYAERSDRIHTVSQLLRAYSLYEKDVEYVVQDGKVLIVDEFTGRILQGRRYSEGLHQAIEAKEGVKVERDTQTLATITLQNYFRLYKKLAGMTGTAETEAAEFYDIYKLDVVVIPTNKPMVRDDMDDVIYRTKREKYNAVISELEEMKKQSQPVLVGTTSVEVSETLSRMLKRRGIGHEVLNAKQHQREAEIVSRAGMPGAVTIATNMAGRGTDIKLGPGVVEKGGLRIVGTERHEARRIDRQLRGRSGRQGDPGSSKFFLSLEDDLMRLFGSDRIARVMDRFGMKEGDVIQHPMITRSVERAQKKVEENNFAIRKRLLEYDNVMNQQREVVYDRRRHALVGERLKDEIFDMLREHLNETVENYYDGGDIAGLVDELRRTFLIDVNFTPDEFRRLGKDGVVERAHTAAVEFYNRKEQELGVEIMSRLERMAMLQVIDEKWKEHLREMDDLKEGINLRAYGQKDPLVEYKREAFDMFVVMLGTINKEVLQIVFRAFPAVPEEIPQRRAAKMPRRDQMQLQHDSAVGLGMQANREPAAQGQIKRRPIRVAEKVGRNDPCPCGSGKKYKNCHGK; this comes from the coding sequence ATGCCTGTCTCCATAATAAAAAAGATTTTCGGCTCAAAACATGAGCGCGACGCCAAAAAACTTGTACCTATAGTGGAAGAAGTGAACGAAGCTTTCGCGAAACTTCAGAGCTTGTCCGACGATGAACTCCGGCATAAGACTGAGGAATTTCGTTCAAGGATCAAAGAAGAGGCCGCGGAGTATGAAAAAGAAATCGATGAGCTGAAGGAAAAACTCAAAGAAGACGTCCAGGGTGAGGATCGGAAGGGAATCTATCAACGGCTGGACGAATTGGAAGAAGAGCGGGATAATGTCATTGCAGATATTCTGGATGAAATTCTTCCGGAAGCTTTTGCAGTCGCCAAAGAGGCCTGCCACCGGCTCGTCGGGAAAAGCTGGGACGTAACGGGACACAAAATAGTCTGGGACATGGTTCCATTTGACGTCCAGCTTATGGGCGCACTTGTCTTGCACCAAGGAAAGATTGCGGAGATGGCGACCGGCGAAGGGAAAACTCTCGTAGCCGTGATGCCGCTTTATCTCAATGCCCTTCCGGGGCGAGGCACACATCTTGTCACAGTCAACGATTATCTCGCCAAACGCGACAGCGAGTGGATGGGAAAGGTCTTTGAGTTTCTAGGACTCACCATCGGCTGCATCCAGGCGGACATGGATTCGACGCAGCGGAGGAGAATGTACGAGTGTGACATTACTTACGGAACCAATAATGAATTCGGCTTCGATTATCTCCGCGACAATATGGGCGTCGGCCCGGAAGATATCGTCCAACGGGAACATTATTATGCGATCGTCGACGAAGTGGATTCCGTTCTGATCGATGAAGCGAGAACGCCGCTCATCATCAGCGGGCCGGTCGGATCGACAGAGCATTCGTTCGACAATATGAAGCCCCGCATCGAGAGGCTTGTCAACGAACAGGTCCGGTTCATCGGCCGGATCGTTGCAGATGCCGAAAAATTGTTGTCAGAAGAAAAAGAAAAGGAAGCGGGCGTTTTAATACTTAGATCGTACCATGGTTTTCCAAAACACAAGAGATTGACAAAGCTCCTCACCGAGCCGTCAAACAAACGCCTGATGCAGGAAACCGAGCTTGAGTACCTGAAGGACCAAGGCTCGCGGATGCACGAGATAGATGACGAGCTTTACTATTCCATCGATGAGAAAACCCACGTCATCGACCTCACGGAGAAGGGACGCGAATATCTTGCATCTTCCGAGGCGGACAAAGATATGTTCGTTTTGCCGGATATCGGAACCGAAGTCGCTGCTATTGAGAACGACAAATTCCTGACTCCATCTCAGGTTCAGCGGAAGAAAGAGGAGTTGTATAAACTCTACGCTGAAAGGAGCGACCGGATCCACACCGTGTCGCAGCTTCTGAGAGCGTATTCACTTTATGAAAAAGATGTCGAGTATGTCGTTCAAGACGGGAAAGTCTTGATCGTCGATGAGTTCACCGGCAGGATTTTGCAGGGACGCCGCTACTCCGAAGGTCTTCACCAGGCAATTGAAGCAAAGGAAGGTGTGAAAGTCGAGCGTGACACTCAAACGCTTGCGACCATCACTCTGCAGAATTATTTCAGGCTTTACAAGAAATTGGCCGGCATGACCGGAACAGCGGAGACGGAGGCGGCAGAGTTTTATGACATTTACAAATTGGATGTCGTGGTTATTCCGACGAACAAGCCGATGGTTCGCGACGACATGGACGACGTGATTTACAGAACTAAGCGAGAAAAGTACAATGCTGTCATAAGTGAACTTGAAGAAATGAAGAAGCAGTCGCAGCCCGTCCTTGTCGGGACGACCAGCGTTGAAGTCAGTGAAACACTGAGCCGGATGTTGAAGCGGCGCGGAATCGGCCATGAAGTCCTGAACGCGAAACAGCACCAGCGCGAAGCTGAAATTGTCTCGCGTGCTGGAATGCCGGGCGCGGTTACTATTGCAACCAATATGGCGGGTCGTGGCACAGATATTAAGTTGGGTCCGGGTGTCGTCGAGAAGGGCGGACTCCGCATCGTCGGCACTGAAAGACACGAAGCACGCCGGATCGATCGGCAGCTTAGAGGCCGCTCCGGCAGACAGGGCGATCCGGGGTCATCGAAATTTTTCCTTTCGCTCGAAGATGATCTGATGCGGTTATTCGGAAGCGACAGGATTGCAAGGGTCATGGATAGATTCGGAATGAAAGAAGGCGACGTGATCCAGCACCCGATGATTACTCGCAGTGTTGAACGGGCACAAAAGAAAGTCGAAGAGAATAATTTCGCGATACGTAAGAGGCTGCTCGAATATGACAATGTGATGAACCAGCAGCGCGAAGTTGTCTATGACCGCAGGAGGCATGCGCTCGTAGGTGAACGTCTCAAGGACGAGATTTTCGATATGCTTCGTGAGCATTTGAATGAGACTGTAGAAAATTACTACGACGGCGGCGACATCGCCGGACTCGTCGATGAACTGAGACGGACTTTCCTTATCGATGTCAACTTTACGCCGGATGAATTCCGCCGCCTCGGCAAAGACGGCGTCGTGGAACGGGCTCACACTGCCGCGGTCGAATTTTATAATCGTAAGGAACAGGAGCTTGGCGTTGAGATAATGAGCAGGCTCGAGCGTATGGCGATGCTTCAAGTGATAGATGAAAAGTGGAAGGAGCACCTCCGCGAGATGGACGATCTCAAAGAGGGAATAAATCTGCGAGCTTATGGACAGAAGGATCCGCTCGTAGAGTACAAGCGCGAAGCATTCGACATGTTCGTGGTCATGTTAGGAACGATCAATAAGGAAGTTTTGCAGATAGTGTTTCGGGCCTTTCCGGCCGTGCCGGAAGAAATCCCGCAGCGTCGCGCGGCGAAAATGCCGAGAAGGGATCAAATGCAGCTTCAGCATGATTCCGCTGTTGGACTCGGGATGCAGGCGAATAGGGAACCGGCAGCGCAGGGCCAGATCAAACGACGGCCGATCAGGGTTGCGGAAAAAGTCGGGCGGAACGATCCGTGTCCCTGCGGAAGCGGAAAGAAATATAAGAACTGCCACGGGAAGTGA
- a CDS encoding C25 family cysteine peptidase, producing MTKQFSFFALSIGFLLTPALLPPGAVASNGNLSRHLPVKVQSISPTQKILTFSSDSGSASAFLIRSSSPYIAFPFVADGNVSYTVQRRDPETIAFNNKVPAMVDTAEGNSVITSKDSRNPANVVSLKQVGIMRGKKVFSLIVCPYDYNSGAGKLTYYRTVNVSLTSDRSFPPDFDNLAKAQKTLTGSSEPVNLRKASAQQLPSGSYIRIVVNREGIYHITGYDLDTAGVNISGITSENMTLWNHGKQIPIYVYTTSGGQFTKDSYFEFYGTPNLINYSGGRPDMYLDPFTDNNVYFLTKDSTAPAQHLVTESGALNRVSNATDLSGYSFTQIAHLEKDGQFLRLDAVDPDQTYDKRDHWYWTEVSSNQMVTVPFYLSYPDTTSIQPLLITAAFHGVTHLDGQNGSPNVPNEHQAELFINQSHVLNTTWNGQTMQIAQVGADANIPQSVLHHGTNNFQVYDANPGTIAVTTFAFNWVELKYQRLYVADKDYIRFTIPDNALPGFYNFTIQNFHNSSVSVYRLNVSRITDVTIQSLSSQGSTRGYGALFQAYVQSTGDQFIAVSDDGKLKPVQIEQIPNVGLSSYDYSADYIMIVNRQLDDVVKNTDPNNPISRLASWYNSHGTKTIVVDADEIYDEFSYGIKSPYGIKSFISYAYHNWSNIPKYVLLVGIGTWNTKNGNDAQNLIPVMMMQTSTFGATAADNFYACVDGDDPLPDIAVGRIPAATIDQLNTVVDKILSYYSNKSFGWQNAALLIGGEENVFHTQTESIVNSMIPSNFFIKRLYTSIQDPQVDTKYYGTTQDLLGYFNQGLALVNFMGHGGGAIWADNGILTNDEISGMSNKDKYPFITSMTCFSGAFDGQEGLPLSSTLLFGENKGAIGVLASAGLGWRDNDFLMISKLLPLIFDSTTSGSSIGSDLMVAKSLYYASWVEPPVTPTTMVNQYNLIGDPALVIQLPQNNSTVQLNSYTVSSGQNVSGNVSNGPPGGSGIVQLTNNESDMLAEANVSLDNTGAGSFSVPFSGGFSGTGHVKVYTYNSSLQSSSSIDYSTGNSFVQIANFGITQSTGSFQVSVTAYATSSSNIATLRFVGKIYSSASSGANNPVASLSIPLALSQNKYFGAGYISSDTLKPGEIITGNLQATLSDGSVVGGQQASYPVPGAADLSAFSPQGFVNINSTIMVTADTVVKLEAQVYDLNRVPVENLRVDFYDGSRMSGNFLGSARVNMDTTSQKVVSIPATLSGGGHTIYIYIVFDSLTIGYDLHPGNNYAYNNILVNFFVANLSGMVALDSAAVLSGASPGEIFQAQRVFPPLYPQPSIFQAKSKSAGLQYFQFTPVKYSNGENYAVALKISDPDSATNANLSGLHLYIYNPRSQTLNLVGGNYANGAVTANVSSLGIFSAAFSTDHTSPQVTISVGDQFFSSGDYVPPNPRFSFLLHDEDGIDLNKNDIDVEVDGKKVDTASVILPDTVTNPTSVAATVQLPIKDGSHNLQVMAKDANGNVSNPASIDFVVRSDFSLKVYGAYPDPFVSQTLIAFEVTSANPIDAVEVKIYTVSGRLVRTIRYPSNNPEETVGLLQGGTGSPTAVGYHEAWWDCTDSYGNQVANGVYFYKVSVSSGGKTLEDIGKMARLR from the coding sequence GTGACGAAGCAGTTTTCATTTTTTGCATTGTCGATAGGTTTTCTTTTGACTCCGGCGCTTTTACCTCCGGGAGCAGTCGCCTCCAATGGAAATTTATCCCGACATCTGCCGGTTAAAGTCCAGTCAATTTCACCCACACAAAAAATCTTGACGTTTTCATCCGATTCGGGAAGCGCATCAGCCTTCTTGATCCGCAGCAGTTCTCCATACATTGCTTTCCCATTTGTTGCCGATGGAAACGTCAGTTACACGGTTCAGAGGCGAGATCCTGAGACCATTGCCTTCAATAATAAAGTACCTGCCATGGTCGATACCGCGGAAGGAAATTCTGTAATTACCTCAAAGGATTCTCGAAATCCGGCAAATGTTGTCTCGCTCAAGCAGGTCGGGATAATGAGGGGGAAAAAAGTCTTTTCACTCATTGTCTGCCCTTACGATTATAATTCGGGCGCCGGGAAATTGACTTACTATCGAACCGTCAATGTGAGTCTGACTTCAGACCGATCGTTCCCTCCGGATTTTGACAATCTTGCGAAAGCGCAAAAGACACTGACGGGATCGTCGGAGCCTGTCAACCTTCGCAAGGCAAGCGCTCAGCAACTTCCGTCCGGATCGTACATAAGAATTGTGGTTAATCGAGAGGGGATTTATCATATAACCGGATATGATCTCGATACGGCCGGAGTCAACATATCCGGCATCACTTCAGAGAACATGACCTTATGGAATCACGGGAAACAAATACCAATTTATGTTTACACCACCAGCGGAGGTCAATTTACGAAGGACAGTTATTTCGAGTTTTATGGAACACCGAACCTTATCAATTATTCCGGCGGCAGACCGGATATGTATCTCGATCCGTTCACTGACAATAACGTGTACTTTTTGACAAAGGATTCTACAGCGCCTGCCCAGCACCTCGTCACCGAGTCTGGAGCGTTGAACCGCGTCAGCAATGCCACCGACCTCTCAGGATATTCCTTTACTCAGATTGCTCATCTAGAAAAAGACGGACAGTTTCTTCGCCTCGACGCGGTCGATCCCGATCAAACTTACGACAAGAGAGATCATTGGTACTGGACAGAGGTATCGAGCAACCAGATGGTGACTGTGCCGTTTTATCTGTCTTACCCTGACACGACTTCCATTCAACCGCTTCTCATCACTGCAGCTTTTCATGGCGTGACTCATCTTGATGGCCAGAATGGCTCACCAAACGTGCCGAACGAACATCAAGCTGAACTCTTTATAAACCAGAGCCACGTTCTGAACACGACCTGGAACGGCCAGACCATGCAAATAGCCCAGGTCGGCGCCGATGCTAATATCCCGCAAAGCGTGCTGCATCACGGAACAAATAATTTTCAGGTTTACGATGCCAATCCTGGAACCATTGCAGTGACGACTTTTGCGTTCAATTGGGTCGAGTTGAAGTATCAGAGGCTTTACGTGGCGGACAAGGACTACATAAGATTTACCATCCCCGATAATGCCCTGCCGGGATTTTATAACTTCACGATTCAGAATTTCCACAATTCCTCCGTTTCAGTCTACAGATTGAATGTCTCGAGAATAACCGACGTTACCATTCAGTCTCTGAGCAGTCAGGGTTCAACCAGGGGATACGGCGCATTGTTTCAGGCTTACGTCCAGTCGACAGGAGATCAGTTTATCGCGGTCAGCGACGACGGAAAGCTGAAGCCGGTTCAAATCGAGCAGATTCCCAATGTCGGCCTGTCATCATATGATTATTCAGCGGATTATATCATGATCGTCAACAGGCAGCTTGATGACGTCGTCAAGAATACGGATCCGAATAATCCGATAAGTCGGTTAGCATCATGGTACAATTCGCATGGAACAAAAACCATCGTCGTGGACGCAGATGAAATTTATGACGAATTCAGTTATGGGATAAAGAGCCCTTACGGAATAAAGTCATTTATCTCCTATGCCTATCACAACTGGTCCAATATTCCGAAGTATGTTTTGTTGGTGGGGATCGGGACATGGAATACGAAGAATGGCAATGACGCCCAAAATTTGATCCCGGTGATGATGATGCAAACGTCTACTTTCGGAGCTACAGCCGCCGATAATTTTTATGCATGTGTTGACGGCGACGATCCGCTTCCGGATATCGCCGTGGGAAGAATACCGGCAGCCACCATCGATCAACTGAACACAGTCGTTGACAAGATCTTGAGTTATTATTCAAACAAATCGTTTGGCTGGCAAAATGCCGCTCTGCTTATCGGAGGAGAAGAGAACGTATTTCATACTCAAACCGAGTCGATCGTAAATTCGATGATTCCCTCCAACTTTTTTATAAAACGGCTTTATACAAGCATTCAAGATCCTCAAGTCGATACGAAATATTATGGTACAACGCAGGACCTGCTGGGTTATTTCAATCAAGGACTGGCTCTTGTGAATTTCATGGGGCACGGCGGCGGCGCCATTTGGGCTGACAACGGAATTTTGACAAACGACGAAATTTCAGGCATGTCGAACAAAGACAAATATCCTTTTATTACAAGCATGACATGCTTCTCCGGAGCGTTTGACGGTCAAGAAGGGTTACCTCTGTCATCGACACTCTTGTTTGGGGAAAATAAAGGAGCGATTGGAGTTCTAGCTTCTGCCGGATTGGGCTGGAGAGATAACGATTTCCTTATGATCAGCAAGCTTCTCCCCCTGATTTTTGATTCAACCACATCAGGTTCGAGTATCGGTTCTGATCTCATGGTCGCCAAATCACTATATTATGCATCTTGGGTGGAGCCGCCTGTTACTCCCACGACAATGGTGAATCAGTACAACTTGATTGGTGATCCCGCGCTGGTTATCCAGCTCCCGCAAAACAACTCCACGGTGCAATTAAACTCTTATACCGTTTCTTCAGGCCAAAACGTTTCAGGAAATGTCTCAAACGGGCCCCCCGGAGGTTCCGGCATAGTTCAGCTGACGAATAACGAGAGCGACATGCTGGCTGAGGCAAATGTCAGCTTGGATAACACGGGTGCGGGTAGTTTCAGTGTTCCATTCTCCGGCGGATTCTCGGGGACAGGTCATGTCAAGGTGTACACTTACAATAGCTCTCTGCAGAGCTCGTCAAGCATAGATTACTCAACCGGAAATTCTTTCGTGCAGATAGCCAATTTCGGAATAACTCAGAGTACCGGCAGCTTTCAAGTATCGGTCACGGCCTATGCAACCTCGAGCTCGAATATAGCCACTCTCAGATTCGTCGGCAAAATTTATTCGTCGGCGAGTTCAGGCGCGAATAATCCGGTGGCATCATTAAGCATTCCGCTCGCTTTATCACAGAATAAATATTTCGGCGCCGGTTACATTAGCTCGGACACTCTTAAACCAGGCGAGATCATAACGGGAAATTTGCAGGCGACACTTTCAGACGGAAGCGTCGTGGGAGGTCAACAGGCATCTTATCCTGTGCCCGGTGCAGCAGACTTATCTGCTTTCTCGCCGCAGGGATTTGTGAATATCAACTCCACAATCATGGTTACTGCAGACACCGTTGTGAAGCTTGAGGCGCAAGTGTATGATTTGAACCGGGTTCCTGTAGAGAATCTCCGCGTCGATTTCTATGATGGGTCGCGCATGTCCGGGAATTTCCTCGGAAGCGCAAGAGTGAACATGGATACGACTTCTCAGAAGGTTGTTTCAATTCCGGCAACTTTGTCGGGAGGAGGTCATACGATTTATATCTATATCGTTTTTGACAGTCTCACGATCGGCTATGATTTGCATCCGGGAAATAATTACGCGTATAACAATATTTTAGTAAATTTCTTTGTCGCCAATCTTTCCGGAATGGTCGCTCTCGATTCAGCGGCGGTGTTGTCAGGAGCTTCGCCGGGGGAAATCTTTCAAGCACAAAGAGTATTCCCGCCTCTCTATCCGCAGCCTTCCATATTTCAGGCTAAAAGCAAAAGCGCAGGTTTACAATATTTCCAGTTTACTCCGGTCAAATATTCAAACGGCGAAAACTATGCTGTCGCTTTGAAAATTTCCGACCCCGACTCAGCAACCAACGCCAACCTGTCCGGTCTTCATTTATATATCTACAATCCTCGTAGCCAGACGCTGAACCTGGTGGGCGGGAATTACGCTAACGGAGCGGTGACGGCAAATGTTAGTTCGCTTGGAATTTTTTCCGCGGCTTTCTCGACGGATCATACTTCTCCGCAGGTTACGATTTCTGTCGGGGACCAATTTTTCTCGAGCGGAGATTATGTTCCACCAAATCCACGATTCTCTTTCCTTCTGCATGATGAAGACGGCATCGATCTGAATAAAAACGATATTGACGTCGAGGTCGATGGCAAGAAAGTCGACACGGCATCCGTCATACTCCCCGACACCGTTACGAATCCGACATCCGTAGCGGCGACGGTGCAGCTTCCCATAAAAGATGGTTCCCATAACCTTCAAGTCATGGCGAAGGATGCGAACGGAAACGTTTCAAACCCGGCATCAATAGACTTTGTTGTAAGATCGGATTTTAGCTTGAAAGTCTACGGTGCTTATCCGGATCCATTCGTTTCTCAGACTCTTATTGCATTTGAAGTAACATCGGCAAATCCGATTGATGCAGTCGAGGTCAAAATTTATACTGTAAGCGGAAGGCTTGTGAGAACGATTCGTTATCCGAGTAATAATCCGGAGGAGACCGTTGGACTCTTGCAAGGCGGTACAGGTTCTCCGACCGCGGTAGGCTATCATGAGGCGTGGTGGGACTGCACCGATAGTTACGGCAACCAGGTTGCTAACGGCGTATATTTTTACAAGGTAAGTGTGAGCAGCGGTGGAAAAACGCTTGAAGATATCGGCAAGATGGCGAGGCTTAGATAA
- a CDS encoding cysteine desulfurase gives MTFDNIKQDFPIFSYWASKGKPLIYLDSAATTQKPRCVIDALDGYYSNFNANVHRGAYELSQIATDMYEGSRTKIAGFVNAPKPESLVFTRNATESINLVAYAWGLNNLHRGDEIILTEMEHHSNLVPWHIISRHTGSILKFIRLRDDFQLDLDSLKRNLSSRTKVVSVVHISNVLGTVNPVTEITRLAHEAGAICIIDGAQGVPHMPIDVKEIDCDFYAFSGHKMCGPTGIGCLYGRHEILEKMEPFLGGGEMINEVFPATSSYAKPPHKFEAGTPNIAGAVGLKAAVEYLESVGMKNIQEHEARLGNLAVRRLSEIDGIHIHRHQENGTGVISLTIDGAHPHDISSILDSEGIAIRAGHHCAQPLMRTLHVQATARASFYVYNNESDVEALASGLEKAAAIFKPRERAHVAK, from the coding sequence ATGACGTTCGATAATATAAAGCAGGATTTTCCGATATTTTCGTACTGGGCTTCAAAAGGCAAGCCGCTCATTTATCTTGACAGTGCGGCAACCACTCAGAAACCTCGGTGCGTGATCGATGCTCTTGACGGGTACTATTCAAACTTCAACGCGAATGTCCATCGAGGTGCTTATGAGCTCAGTCAAATCGCGACCGATATGTATGAGGGATCGAGGACAAAAATCGCTGGTTTTGTCAACGCACCGAAACCCGAATCGCTGGTCTTCACGAGAAATGCAACGGAATCCATAAACTTAGTTGCATACGCTTGGGGGTTAAACAACCTTCATAGGGGCGATGAGATAATTCTAACCGAGATGGAACATCACAGCAACCTTGTGCCATGGCACATTATTTCGAGACATACGGGCTCCATTCTGAAATTTATCAGGTTGAGAGATGATTTCCAGTTGGACTTGGATTCGCTGAAGCGGAATCTGAGCTCTAGGACAAAGGTTGTTTCAGTCGTTCATATCTCAAACGTACTCGGCACGGTAAATCCTGTAACGGAAATTACGCGGCTCGCACACGAAGCGGGGGCAATTTGCATTATCGACGGTGCGCAGGGAGTTCCTCACATGCCCATTGACGTCAAAGAAATAGACTGCGACTTTTATGCTTTCAGTGGACACAAAATGTGCGGTCCAACCGGCATCGGGTGCTTGTATGGTCGTCACGAGATTCTGGAGAAAATGGAACCCTTCTTAGGCGGCGGTGAGATGATTAACGAAGTATTTCCTGCGACTTCCAGCTATGCGAAGCCGCCTCACAAATTCGAAGCAGGAACGCCGAATATAGCAGGAGCCGTCGGCCTTAAGGCCGCAGTCGAATATCTTGAGAGCGTCGGTATGAAAAACATTCAAGAACACGAGGCTAGGCTTGGCAATCTTGCCGTGCGCCGGCTCAGTGAAATCGACGGAATTCACATTCACAGGCATCAGGAAAACGGCACCGGGGTCATATCGTTGACCATTGACGGTGCTCATCCGCACGATATCTCGAGCATTCTGGATTCGGAAGGCATTGCAATTCGTGCCGGTCACCATTGCGCACAGCCTCTCATGCGGACGCTTCACGTGCAGGCGACAGCTCGAGCAAGTTTTTATGTTTATAACAATGAGTCCGATGTTGAAGCACTCGCCAGTGGGCTGGAGAAAGCGGCCGCAATTTTCAAACCAAGAGAAAGAGCACATGTCGCTAAGTGA